The Altererythrobacter sp. ZODW24 genome window below encodes:
- the lepB gene encoding signal peptidase I, whose protein sequence is MSQLSADKNADSGDSEKINWFAEIRGLVLMLLAVLAFHSLVAKPFYIPSTSMMPNLLVGDRLVVTKYPYGWSWVSASFHVLPRSETRIWPATPEYGDIVVPVPPTRDEDYIKRVVALPGDRIAVVNGRIVLNGQQIKRETVPAVRISAEDPHICEDGNPCLDDFEQYRTRLPTGEEVYEVPTYRETLPNGATYLVIDHMNSTYDNFQEFTVPEGHVFVMGDNRDHSADSRAPTEAGGLDFAVPLENIGGRAEFITFSLDGSTTWNPLSWWSSLRDGRAWTTLRPEIASGAVAAGAEDDQDD, encoded by the coding sequence ATGTCGCAGTTAAGCGCAGACAAGAATGCAGACTCGGGAGACTCCGAGAAAATCAACTGGTTCGCGGAGATCCGCGGACTGGTGCTGATGCTGCTCGCGGTTCTGGCGTTCCATAGCCTGGTGGCCAAACCGTTCTACATTCCCAGCACATCTATGATGCCGAACCTGCTCGTGGGTGACCGGTTGGTGGTGACCAAATATCCTTACGGCTGGAGCTGGGTCTCGGCGAGCTTCCACGTCCTGCCGCGCAGCGAGACCCGCATTTGGCCAGCGACGCCTGAATATGGCGATATCGTTGTGCCCGTTCCGCCGACCCGTGACGAAGACTACATAAAGCGCGTGGTTGCCCTGCCGGGTGACAGGATCGCGGTCGTCAACGGACGGATCGTTCTCAACGGCCAGCAAATCAAACGCGAAACCGTGCCAGCAGTACGTATCTCCGCAGAAGACCCGCACATATGCGAAGACGGGAATCCGTGCCTCGATGATTTCGAACAGTACCGCACGCGTTTGCCAACTGGCGAAGAGGTCTACGAAGTACCCACCTACCGTGAGACTCTGCCCAACGGCGCGACCTATTTGGTCATCGATCATATGAACAGCACGTATGACAACTTCCAAGAATTCACGGTGCCCGAAGGCCACGTCTTCGTGATGGGTGACAACCGAGATCATTCTGCTGATAGTCGCGCGCCAACTGAAGCTGGAGGCTTGGATTTCGCGGTTCCGCTAGAAAATATCGGCGGACGCGCGGAGTTCATTACGTTCTCACTCGACGGATCGACCACGTGGAACCCGCTCAGCTGGTGGTCTTCCTTGCGCGATGGCCGTGCGTGGACCACATTGCGCCCCGAGATTGCTTCCGGAGCTGTCGCAGCAGGGGCTGAGGATGACCAAGACGACTAA
- the acpS gene encoding holo-ACP synthase: MIIGMGSDLCNIERIAKALDRHGERFEKRSFTEIERAKAAKRPFTRAGTYAKRFAAKEAFSKAVGTGFYSGVYMKDIGVVNAKSGAPTLALTNGAAKRLAELTPEGHEAVVHLTLTDDHPWAMAHVVIEARPKL, encoded by the coding sequence ATGATCATCGGAATGGGCAGCGATCTCTGCAATATCGAGCGGATCGCGAAGGCGCTCGACCGTCACGGCGAGCGGTTTGAAAAACGCAGCTTCACCGAAATCGAGCGCGCCAAGGCAGCCAAGCGGCCCTTCACCCGCGCGGGCACTTACGCCAAACGATTTGCCGCAAAGGAAGCGTTCTCCAAGGCCGTCGGCACCGGGTTTTACAGCGGCGTTTATATGAAGGACATCGGCGTCGTAAATGCCAAGTCGGGCGCGCCGACACTCGCGCTGACAAATGGTGCTGCAAAGCGGCTTGCGGAACTCACGCCGGAGGGCCATGAGGCCGTCGTTCATCTCACCCTCACCGATGATCATCCATGGGCCATGGCTCATGTGGTGATAGAGGCCCGCCCCAAGTTATAA
- a CDS encoding pyridoxine 5'-phosphate synthase, with protein sequence MSGRLRLGVNIDHVATIRNARGGDHPDPVRAAEIVAAVGGDGITAHLREDRRHIRDDDLARIQSATDLPLNLEMAATDEMLEIALRHSPHAACIVPERREERTTEGGLDAAGQHNRIAPIVSRLADAGIRVSLFIAPEERQLEAAMRLGAPVVEFHTGEYAHAEGEARAVELRRLSDIAALAVKNGIEPHAGHGLTYENVQPIAAIPHFAELNIGHYLVGEAVFVGLEAAVQRMRDLMDDAR encoded by the coding sequence ATGAGCGGCCGGTTGCGTCTGGGCGTCAATATTGACCATGTCGCGACGATCCGAAACGCGCGCGGCGGAGATCATCCCGATCCGGTTCGCGCTGCAGAGATCGTTGCTGCCGTAGGCGGTGACGGGATCACTGCGCACTTACGCGAAGACCGCCGCCATATCCGCGATGATGATCTTGCGCGCATTCAATCCGCCACCGATCTCCCCCTCAATCTGGAAATGGCCGCGACGGACGAGATGCTGGAAATCGCCTTGCGCCACAGCCCCCATGCAGCTTGCATCGTGCCCGAACGGCGCGAGGAGAGGACGACCGAGGGCGGACTAGACGCCGCAGGGCAGCACAACCGGATTGCGCCCATCGTTTCGCGGCTTGCCGACGCCGGAATCCGGGTCAGCCTGTTCATCGCTCCCGAGGAACGCCAACTAGAGGCCGCGATGCGGCTCGGCGCACCGGTCGTGGAATTCCATACTGGCGAATACGCCCATGCCGAGGGTGAAGCACGCGCGGTAGAATTACGCCGCCTCTCCGATATCGCTGCATTGGCGGTCAAAAATGGTATCGAACCCCATGCCGGTCACGGCCTGACATATGAAAACGTCCAACCGATTGCCGCGATTCCGCATTTTGCCGAGCTAAACATCGGCCACTATCTCGTTGGTGAAGCTGTGTTCGTGGGACTTGAAGCAGCGGTTCAGCGCATGCGTGACCTGATGGATGACGCGCGATGA
- the pyrE gene encoding orotate phosphoribosyltransferase: MTEEEVLAEFRASGALLEGHFKLSSGRHSAHYLQCARVLMDPMRASRLASAIAASLPRELRFDIDVVVSPAMGGVIIGHEMGRALGKEAMFLERPDGEFHFRRGFALEEGARVLLVEDVVTTGLSSVEAMKAVKAAGGEVLALTSLVDRTGGDVTFDVPFLPLVAITFPTYAEDELPDDLAAAPVTKPGSRA, translated from the coding sequence ATGACAGAAGAAGAAGTTCTCGCCGAATTCCGCGCCAGCGGAGCCCTGTTAGAAGGGCATTTCAAGCTGTCTTCGGGCCGCCACAGCGCCCATTATTTGCAATGTGCGCGGGTATTGATGGACCCGATGCGCGCCAGCCGACTCGCATCAGCCATCGCCGCTTCGCTGCCGCGCGAATTACGTTTCGACATTGATGTGGTTGTGTCGCCTGCGATGGGCGGCGTGATCATCGGCCATGAAATGGGCCGCGCTTTGGGCAAAGAAGCGATGTTCCTCGAGCGCCCCGATGGTGAGTTTCACTTCCGCCGCGGCTTTGCGCTTGAAGAAGGCGCGCGAGTGTTGCTGGTCGAAGATGTTGTGACCACCGGTCTCTCATCGGTTGAAGCGATGAAGGCGGTGAAGGCAGCGGGCGGCGAAGTTCTGGCGCTCACATCATTGGTTGACCGCACAGGAGGCGACGTCACTTTCGACGTGCCATTCCTGCCGCTAGTCGCGATCACGTTCCCGACCTATGCCGAAGATGAACTTCCGGACGATCTCGCTGCCGCCCCGGTCACCAAGCCGGGAAGCCGCGCATGA
- the coxB gene encoding cytochrome c oxidase subunit II: MTIGINASKFYQAVLAVLLVFGLAFASTAAFAQDSAATEPAPVTINAETVAGEEAAEPAADAAYTPMKPTEGKGMPIDGAYGFQDQYSPNGQYARWMHDAILIPVIFAISIFVLFLLLWVVARYNKRANKVPSKTTHNTLIEVAWTLIPVLVLVGIAIPSITLLAKQYESPPEDAVTIKVTGYQWYWGYSYPDLAVEEFVSNMSDEETAAANGEPFQLAVDNRMVVPVGEVIRLQITGADVIHSFAVPSLWVKMDAVPGRLNERTMLVKEPGVYYGQCMELCGARHGYMPIVVEALPRPQFDAWVRSQGGNPAGVVEEAAEEPAAEAEVDAEADTTEEATTEDAAAEAPAA; the protein is encoded by the coding sequence ATGACCATCGGCATCAACGCCTCCAAATTCTATCAGGCCGTTTTGGCGGTCCTTCTTGTCTTCGGCCTTGCATTCGCAAGCACCGCTGCATTTGCTCAAGATTCTGCGGCCACCGAGCCTGCTCCGGTAACAATCAACGCAGAAACCGTCGCTGGCGAAGAGGCTGCAGAGCCTGCTGCTGATGCGGCCTACACGCCGATGAAGCCGACCGAAGGCAAGGGCATGCCGATCGACGGTGCTTATGGTTTTCAGGACCAATATTCGCCAAATGGCCAATATGCTCGCTGGATGCATGACGCGATCCTGATCCCGGTGATCTTCGCGATCAGCATCTTCGTGCTGTTCCTGCTGCTTTGGGTCGTCGCTCGTTATAACAAGCGCGCCAACAAGGTGCCTTCCAAGACAACGCATAATACGCTGATCGAAGTGGCCTGGACGTTGATCCCCGTTTTGGTGCTGGTCGGTATCGCGATTCCCTCGATCACTCTGTTGGCGAAACAATACGAATCGCCACCTGAAGATGCTGTGACGATCAAGGTCACCGGCTACCAGTGGTATTGGGGTTATTCATATCCCGACTTGGCGGTTGAAGAATTCGTCTCCAATATGTCGGACGAGGAAACTGCGGCCGCCAATGGCGAGCCGTTCCAGCTAGCCGTCGACAACCGCATGGTTGTTCCGGTTGGCGAAGTTATCCGCTTGCAAATCACTGGCGCTGACGTGATCCACTCCTTCGCGGTTCCTTCGCTTTGGGTGAAGATGGACGCAGTGCCGGGCCGCCTCAACGAACGCACGATGCTCGTGAAAGAGCCCGGCGTTTATTACGGCCAGTGCATGGAGCTTTGTGGCGCACGCCACGGTTACATGCCTATCGTGGTCGAGGCTCTGCCCCGCCCTCAATTTGATGCTTGGGTCCGTTCGCAGGGCGGCAATCCAGCAGGCGTTGTAGAAGAAGCTGCTGAAGAGCCGGCTGCCGAAGCTGAAGTGGATGCTGAAGCTGACACAACTGAAGAAGCTACAACCGAAGACGCTGCTGCCGAAGCACCCGCCGCTTAA
- the ctaD gene encoding cytochrome c oxidase subunit I gives MATTADKFQGHTEDHDHAHDADHKPGFFARWFMSTNHKDIGTLYLIFAIFAGIIGGAISGIMRAELAEPGIQVLGWWVEFLGGGEASMDLNGHMWNVFITAHGLIMVFFMVMPALIGGFGNWFVPLMIGAPDMAFPRMNNVSFWLTIAGFCSLMFSMFVPGGIGMGAGTGWTVYAPLSTSGSVGPAVDFAIFSLHLAGAGSILGATNFITTIFNMRAPGMTLHKMPLFVWSVLVTAFLLLLALPVLAAAITMLLTDRNFQTTFFDPSGGGDPVLYQHLFWFFGHPEVYIMILPGFGIVSQIVATFSRKPVFGYLGMAYAMVAIGVVGFIVWAHHMYTVGLDVNTKMYFTAATMVIAVPTGVKIFSWIATMWGGSIEFKSPMVWAMGFIFLFTVGGVTGVVLANGGVDDNLHDSYYVVAHFHYVLSMGAVFSLFAGWYYWFPKMSGRWHSELLSHIHFWGFFIGVNVIFFPQHFLGLQGMARRYPDYTPAFQYWNEVSSYGYYIMAASMVVFFANTFYALFFGKKAEGNYWGEGATTLEWTLSSPPPYHQFETLPVIEDHHDYHDHLSTKG, from the coding sequence ATGGCAACCACCGCCGACAAATTTCAAGGTCACACAGAAGACCACGATCATGCGCATGACGCAGATCACAAGCCGGGCTTTTTCGCCCGCTGGTTCATGTCCACGAACCACAAAGACATTGGTACGCTGTATCTGATCTTTGCGATTTTCGCAGGGATCATCGGCGGTGCCATTTCCGGCATTATGCGGGCTGAATTGGCGGAGCCGGGTATTCAAGTGCTTGGCTGGTGGGTTGAATTCCTTGGCGGCGGTGAAGCCTCCATGGATCTCAACGGTCACATGTGGAACGTGTTCATCACGGCGCACGGCCTGATCATGGTGTTCTTCATGGTCATGCCTGCACTGATCGGCGGTTTCGGCAACTGGTTCGTGCCGCTGATGATCGGCGCGCCGGATATGGCGTTCCCGCGGATGAACAATGTTTCATTCTGGCTAACTATTGCGGGCTTCTGTTCGCTGATGTTCAGCATGTTTGTGCCGGGCGGTATCGGCATGGGCGCAGGTACGGGTTGGACGGTCTATGCGCCGCTCTCGACTAGCGGGTCCGTTGGCCCGGCGGTCGACTTTGCCATCTTCTCTTTGCACTTGGCGGGCGCAGGCTCGATCCTTGGTGCGACCAACTTCATCACCACTATCTTCAACATGCGCGCGCCGGGTATGACCCTGCACAAGATGCCGCTGTTCGTATGGTCGGTGCTGGTCACGGCATTCCTGCTCCTGCTCGCGCTTCCAGTGCTCGCAGCTGCTATCACGATGCTGCTGACCGACCGTAACTTCCAGACCACCTTCTTCGACCCATCGGGCGGCGGTGATCCGGTTCTTTACCAGCACTTGTTCTGGTTCTTCGGTCACCCTGAAGTTTACATCATGATCCTGCCGGGCTTCGGCATCGTCAGCCAGATCGTGGCAACTTTCAGCCGCAAGCCTGTCTTCGGCTATCTCGGCATGGCCTATGCCATGGTCGCGATTGGTGTCGTCGGCTTCATCGTGTGGGCGCACCACATGTATACGGTCGGCCTCGACGTTAATACGAAGATGTACTTCACTGCAGCGACCATGGTCATCGCGGTTCCGACCGGTGTGAAGATCTTCAGTTGGATCGCCACCATGTGGGGCGGCTCTATCGAGTTCAAATCACCAATGGTCTGGGCGATGGGCTTCATCTTCCTGTTCACCGTTGGCGGTGTGACCGGTGTCGTGCTCGCCAATGGTGGCGTGGATGATAACCTGCATGACAGTTACTACGTTGTGGCTCACTTCCACTACGTTCTGTCGATGGGCGCTGTGTTCTCGCTGTTCGCGGGCTGGTATTACTGGTTCCCGAAGATGAGCGGTCGTTGGCATTCAGAGCTGCTGTCCCACATCCATTTCTGGGGCTTCTTCATCGGCGTGAACGTGATCTTCTTCCCGCAGCACTTCCTTGGTCTGCAGGGCATGGCGCGTCGCTATCCTGATTACACGCCAGCCTTCCAATATTGGAACGAGGTTTCGTCCTACGGCTATTACATCATGGCTGCTTCGATGGTCGTGTTCTTCGCCAACACCTTCTACGCCCTCTTCTTCGGCAAGAAGGCGGAAGGCAATTACTGGGGCGAAGGTGCGACGACGCTGGAATGGACCCTGTCCAGTCCTCCGCCATACCACCAGTTCGAAACGCTGCCGGTTATCGAAGACCACCACGATTACCACGATCACCTTTCGACGAAGGGCTGA
- a CDS encoding heme o synthase, which translates to MTATPITAQQLPAEWRDFFALTKPRVMSLVIFTGLCGMLAAPGTIHPVIGFTAILCIAIGAGGAAALNMWWEADLDAGMKRTQSRPIPGGRMNPTDARDFGILLCCASVGIMGVAVGWLAAIILAISIVYYAVLYTMWLKPRTPQNIVIGGGAGAFPPMIGWIAVTGDITLMPVLLFAIIFMWTPPHFWALALFVKTDYAKVGIPMLPVVAGEAATRKQMLVYSVLLLPLAATPWLIGGTGAIYGISAIVLSSLFLGLTLPVTFRTSAEGDDMKPEKRLFAFSIIYLFALFGMLVADRLILA; encoded by the coding sequence ATGACAGCCACACCGATCACAGCGCAGCAACTGCCGGCGGAATGGCGCGATTTCTTCGCGCTGACCAAACCGCGCGTGATGAGCCTGGTGATCTTTACCGGCCTGTGCGGAATGCTGGCTGCACCCGGCACCATCCATCCGGTTATCGGCTTTACCGCGATTCTGTGTATCGCCATCGGAGCGGGCGGGGCCGCCGCGCTTAACATGTGGTGGGAGGCTGACCTCGACGCGGGTATGAAGCGTACGCAAAGCCGTCCGATACCCGGCGGCCGGATGAACCCGACCGACGCACGCGATTTCGGCATCCTGCTGTGCTGTGCATCCGTTGGCATCATGGGTGTCGCCGTGGGTTGGCTCGCTGCGATCATTCTGGCGATCTCGATTGTTTATTACGCTGTACTTTACACCATGTGGCTGAAGCCGCGCACGCCGCAGAATATTGTGATTGGCGGCGGAGCAGGGGCGTTCCCGCCGATGATTGGCTGGATTGCCGTGACCGGTGATATCACGCTGATGCCGGTGTTGCTGTTCGCGATCATCTTCATGTGGACGCCGCCGCATTTCTGGGCGCTCGCGCTGTTTGTGAAGACTGACTACGCGAAGGTCGGTATTCCGATGCTCCCGGTTGTTGCAGGTGAGGCCGCCACGCGTAAGCAGATGCTCGTCTATTCGGTTCTGCTTTTGCCGCTGGCGGCGACGCCTTGGTTGATCGGCGGCACTGGCGCAATTTATGGGATCAGCGCGATTGTGCTGTCCTCGCTGTTCCTTGGCCTGACACTGCCGGTCACCTTCCGCACCTCGGCAGAAGGCGACGACATGAAGCCTGAGAAGCGCTTGTTCGCATTCAGCATCATCTATCTTTTCGCATTGTTCGGAATGCTGGTCGCTGACCGGCTGATCCTGGCTTAG
- a CDS encoding cytochrome c oxidase assembly protein, producing the protein MASATIDNALTDRNMRTGMFAFAGALAMLGLGFAAVPLYDMFCRVTGFGGTTQRVTEAEAATVVATNNVISIRFDANTAKDMPWSFRPEQPTDRVTIGGRDMAIYIAKNESDVPITGTASFNVEPEQTGKYFNKIQCFCFTEQTLQPGQEMRMPVLYYVDPAIKDDENAKDVEQITLSYTFHRTDEPEG; encoded by the coding sequence ATGGCGAGCGCCACCATCGATAATGCTTTGACTGACCGCAATATGCGCACCGGTATGTTCGCATTCGCCGGTGCGCTGGCGATGCTGGGCCTGGGCTTCGCTGCTGTGCCGCTTTACGACATGTTTTGCCGAGTAACTGGCTTCGGCGGAACGACCCAGCGCGTAACCGAAGCAGAGGCCGCGACGGTCGTGGCGACGAACAATGTCATTTCAATCCGCTTTGACGCCAATACGGCGAAGGACATGCCATGGTCCTTCCGCCCTGAACAACCGACGGACCGCGTAACCATCGGCGGCCGCGATATGGCGATCTATATCGCCAAAAACGAATCCGATGTGCCGATTACCGGTACCGCCAGCTTCAATGTTGAGCCCGAGCAGACCGGCAAATATTTCAACAAGATTCAGTGCTTCTGCTTCACCGAGCAAACGCTGCAGCCGGGGCAGGAAATGCGTATGCCGGTGCTGTATTACGTCGATCCGGCGATCAAGGATGACGAGAACGCCAAGGATGTGGAGCAGATTACGCTCAGCTACACATTCCACAGGACTGACGAACCCGAGGGCTAA
- a CDS encoding cytochrome c oxidase subunit 3 produces MAGAKNHEYHILPPDIWPILGALSALVFTTGMVFFMHDMANAYLVLGLGIAGLIATFFSWFSNIVKEAESGDHTPVVQLHMRYGMILFIASEVMFFVGWFWAWFDFALFPAPIEVVDGVTENLFGQSGIIGQFPHKGLEVLDAFDLPLLNTLILLCSGTTVTWAHHSLIHGDRDGLKKGLWATIALGVLFTCIQAYEYTHALGAFGFGQNAYSSGFYMATGFHGFHVLIGTIFLTVCLVRTYKGHFTPRQHFGFEAAAWYWHFVDVVWLFLFIAVYVWGGWGAEIH; encoded by the coding sequence ATGGCCGGCGCTAAAAACCACGAATATCACATTCTTCCACCTGACATCTGGCCCATTCTCGGCGCCTTGTCGGCGCTGGTTTTTACCACGGGTATGGTCTTTTTCATGCACGATATGGCGAACGCCTATCTGGTGCTTGGTCTCGGGATCGCTGGCTTGATCGCGACATTCTTCAGCTGGTTCTCGAATATCGTGAAGGAAGCCGAAAGCGGCGACCACACGCCGGTTGTCCAGCTACATATGCGCTACGGCATGATCCTGTTTATCGCTTCAGAAGTCATGTTCTTCGTTGGCTGGTTCTGGGCATGGTTTGACTTCGCTCTGTTCCCCGCCCCCATCGAAGTGGTGGATGGCGTAACCGAGAACCTGTTCGGTCAGAGCGGTATTATCGGGCAGTTCCCGCATAAGGGCCTCGAAGTCCTCGATGCGTTCGACCTCCCGCTTCTCAACACCCTGATCCTGCTATGCTCGGGCACCACTGTAACGTGGGCGCACCATTCGCTCATTCACGGCGACCGTGACGGGCTGAAGAAAGGCCTGTGGGCTACTATCGCTCTCGGTGTGCTCTTCACCTGCATTCAGGCCTATGAGTATACCCACGCGCTCGGTGCATTCGGCTTCGGTCAAAACGCCTATAGCTCGGGTTTCTACATGGCGACCGGTTTCCACGGTTTCCACGTACTCATCGGAACGATCTTCCTGACGGTCTGCCTCGTCCGCACTTACAAGGGCCACTTCACACCTCGCCAGCACTTCGGTTTCGAAGCGGCTGCGTGGTACTGGCACTTTGTTGACGTGGTGTGGTTGTTCCTCTTCATCGCAGTTTATGTCTGGGGTGGCTGGGGCGCCGAAATCCACTGA
- a CDS encoding DUF983 domain-containing protein, whose protein sequence is MPSDSPNTKGQPGSAAAALFGCCPRCNERTLFEGPVKFAPRCTECQLEFSNFNVGDGPAGFLTLIIGALITGLAIWLEVSVTPPFWVHVTLWVPLTAAAVVLGLRMAKAALLQAEYHQRAGEAQNPSESEDA, encoded by the coding sequence ATGCCATCAGACAGTCCGAATACAAAAGGGCAGCCCGGTTCCGCCGCGGCTGCCCTTTTCGGTTGTTGCCCGCGTTGTAACGAGCGGACCCTGTTTGAAGGCCCTGTAAAGTTCGCGCCGCGCTGCACTGAATGCCAGCTCGAATTCTCTAACTTCAATGTGGGTGATGGTCCGGCGGGATTTCTTACTTTGATAATCGGTGCGCTGATCACGGGCCTCGCGATCTGGCTGGAGGTTTCGGTCACGCCGCCGTTCTGGGTGCATGTCACCCTATGGGTTCCACTAACGGCCGCTGCGGTTGTTCTTGGTCTGCGTATGGCGAAGGCTGCGCTGCTGCAGGCGGAATACCACCAGCGTGCAGGTGAAGCGCAGAACCCTAGCGAGAGCGAAGACGCATGA
- a CDS encoding SURF1 family cytochrome oxidase biogenesis protein: MIRQFPVIPTIIVIAAAATMVLLGFWQLGRMDEKGALIARYASAVQSGAQVAWPRSAEDYEQALYSPSSVKCERVLGLGAISGTSERGGKGWAHVARCALPDGSEADVALGYSRDPNPGEWAGGEVSGVIAPARNSIKLVAVPPQAGLEQLARPDPNDMPNNHLAYAGQWFFFALTALGIYWLAVRKRVARPAREG; this comes from the coding sequence ATGATCCGCCAGTTTCCCGTGATACCGACCATCATCGTCATCGCCGCTGCGGCCACAATGGTACTGCTGGGATTTTGGCAACTTGGCCGGATGGACGAGAAGGGCGCGCTGATCGCGCGTTACGCATCGGCTGTGCAAAGCGGCGCGCAGGTCGCATGGCCGCGCAGCGCGGAAGATTACGAGCAAGCGCTTTATAGCCCCAGCTCCGTCAAGTGTGAGCGGGTGCTTGGTCTCGGTGCCATCTCCGGCACTAGCGAGCGCGGCGGCAAGGGCTGGGCGCATGTCGCTCGTTGCGCCCTGCCGGACGGTAGCGAGGCTGACGTCGCGCTTGGCTATTCGCGCGACCCCAATCCCGGCGAATGGGCCGGCGGCGAGGTTAGCGGCGTGATTGCCCCTGCTCGAAACAGTATCAAGCTGGTGGCCGTTCCGCCGCAAGCAGGCCTTGAACAGCTGGCTCGGCCCGATCCCAACGATATGCCCAATAACCACCTCGCTTATGCCGGTCAGTGGTTCTTCTTCGCGCTGACAGCGCTCGGCATCTATTGGCTCGCCGTTCGCAAGCGGGTTGCTAGGCCAGCGCGCGAAGGCTAA
- the thrC gene encoding threonine synthase has product MKYQSTRGGAEALSFEEVTLAGLAPDGGLYLPTQWPRFSEDEIAAMAGLPYAQLAQRVMQPFVGDSLTPEKLLELCEQAYGRFAHDAVTPLVQLDSQHWLLELFHGPTLAFKDVALQLLGLFFEEFLSRTGEQLTIVGATSGDTGSAAIDGVVGRERVDIFMLHPDGRISDVQRRQMTTVIAPNVHNIAIDGSFDDAQASVKRMFNDPAVTDRFNIGAVNSINWARLMAQVVYYFASALQLGAPKRKVAFSVPTGNFGDVFAGYVAAQMGLPIAKLVVATNINDILHRALSEGDYSAGTVTPTSAPSMDIQVSSNFERLLFDLGGRDGAAMAAQMADFEKTKAMRLTNSQQGGAAALFTSIRCDETEMAQAMRWANEHAGQVVDPHTAIGLHAARAIEWDADVPVVTLATAHPAKFRDAVERSTGQRPSLPSRVGELFEREERYTTLSGDYEAITEFVTSNATPK; this is encoded by the coding sequence ATGAAATACCAATCAACCCGTGGCGGCGCAGAGGCGCTTTCATTCGAAGAAGTGACGTTGGCAGGCCTCGCGCCCGATGGCGGGCTGTATCTGCCGACGCAGTGGCCGCGCTTTAGTGAAGACGAGATCGCCGCGATGGCGGGCCTACCCTATGCGCAGCTGGCCCAGCGTGTGATGCAGCCATTTGTGGGCGACAGCCTGACGCCGGAAAAGCTGCTCGAACTATGCGAGCAAGCCTATGGCCGCTTTGCCCATGATGCGGTGACGCCGCTGGTTCAACTTGATAGCCAGCACTGGCTGCTTGAACTGTTCCATGGTCCGACGCTGGCATTTAAGGACGTCGCGCTTCAGCTGCTCGGCCTGTTCTTTGAAGAGTTTTTGAGCCGCACGGGTGAACAGCTGACTATCGTTGGCGCGACCAGTGGCGACACCGGATCGGCCGCGATTGACGGCGTTGTCGGCCGTGAGCGTGTTGATATCTTCATGCTCCATCCCGATGGCCGGATCAGCGATGTTCAACGCCGTCAGATGACCACGGTAATTGCGCCCAACGTCCATAATATCGCTATTGATGGCAGTTTCGACGATGCGCAGGCATCGGTGAAGCGGATGTTCAACGATCCTGCAGTAACTGACCGGTTCAATATCGGTGCGGTAAATTCGATCAATTGGGCCCGCCTGATGGCGCAGGTAGTCTATTACTTTGCTTCCGCGCTGCAGCTTGGCGCGCCGAAGCGAAAAGTCGCATTCTCTGTACCGACGGGCAATTTCGGTGATGTGTTCGCCGGTTATGTGGCGGCGCAAATGGGCCTGCCGATCGCAAAACTGGTTGTTGCCACCAACATCAACGACATTCTCCACCGGGCATTGTCCGAAGGCGATTATTCCGCTGGTACGGTCACGCCGACATCCGCACCGTCGATGGACATTCAGGTCAGCTCTAACTTCGAGCGGCTGCTATTTGATCTGGGCGGACGTGACGGCGCAGCGATGGCTGCCCAAATGGCGGATTTTGAGAAGACCAAGGCGATGCGTCTGACCAATTCGCAGCAGGGCGGGGCGGCAGCGCTATTCACCAGCATTCGCTGCGACGAAACCGAGATGGCGCAGGCCATGCGCTGGGCAAACGAGCATGCGGGGCAGGTTGTCGATCCGCATACAGCCATCGGTCTGCATGCCGCACGAGCCATAGAATGGGATGCCGATGTTCCGGTTGTGACATTGGCGACAGCGCATCCGGCGAAGTTCCGCGACGCTGTGGAACGCTCGACCGGTCAACGCCCGTCTTTGCCAAGCCGTGTCGGTGAGCTGTTCGAGCGAGAAGAGCGCTACACCACCCTGTCTGGCGATTACGAAGCGATCACCGAATTCGTCACCTCTAACGCGACGCCCAAGTAA